The following coding sequences are from one Plasmodium coatneyi strain Hackeri chromosome 11, complete sequence window:
- a CDS encoding Histone H3, whose translation MARTKQTARKSTGGKAPRKQLASKAARKSAPVSTGIKKPHRYRPGTVALREIRKFQKSTDLLIRKLPFQRLVREIAQEYKTDLRFQSQAVLALQEAAEAYLVGLFEDTNLCAIHAKRVTIMPKDIQLARRIRGERS comes from the coding sequence ATGGCCAGGACCAAGCAAACCGCGAGGAAATCCACCGGAGGAAAGGCCCCCCGAAAGCAGTTGGCCTCCAAGGCAGCGAGAAAATCCGCGCCAGTTTCCACGGGAATTAAAAAACCCCACAGATATCGCCCCGGAACTGTTGCCCTGAGAGAAATTAGAAAGTTCCAAAAGTCGACTGATCTGCTTATAAGAAAATTGCCATTCCAGAGATTGGTGAGAGAAATTGCCCAGGAATATAAAACCGACTTGCGCTTTCAGTCCCAAGCTGTACTGGCCTTGCAGGAAGCCGCCGAGGCTTACTTGGTTGGACTTTTTGAAGACACCAACTTGTGTGCCATTCACGCAAAGAGAGTCACCATCATGCCAAAGGACATACAACTCGCCAGACGTATTCGTGGAGAGAGATCATAA
- a CDS encoding Histone H2A → MSAKGKTGRKKAVKGTSNSAKAGLQFPVGRIGRYLKKGKYAKRVGAGAPVYLAAVLEYLCAEILELAGNAARDNKKSRITPRHIQLAVRNDEELNKFLAGVTFASGGVLPNIHNVLLPKKSQLKAGNTGNQDY, encoded by the coding sequence ATGTcagcaaaaggaaaaactggtCGCAAGAAGGCTGTTAAGGGAACCTCTAACTCTGCTAAGGCAGGACTTCAATTCCCAGTAGGAAGAATTGGAagatacttaaaaaaaggaaaatatgcgAAGAGAGTAGGAGCTGGAGCACCTGTCTATCTGGCCGCCGTGCTGGAATACTTGTGTGCAGAAATTTTAGAGTTGGCTGGAAATGCAGCAAGAGACAATAAGAAGTCCAGAATTACCCCAAGACACATACAACTAGCTGTAAGGAATGACGAAGaattgaacaaatttttggcTGGTGTTACTTTTGCATCCGGAGGAGTTTTGCCAAACATCCACAATGTGTTACTACCAAAGAAGTCACAACTTAAAGCTGGCAACACTGGCAATCAGGACTATTAG
- a CDS encoding Alpha adaptin-like protein, protein MMKHSIKGLYCFIDEIRNCKCLEDEEKTVLQEIIKIKKKFNEKNISNYKRKKYIWKLIYCHILGYGISLSYLDIIKLMSSTNFSDKYCGYTALSLLVSENNEMLHMMISTIKLDLKSNDEKVNFLALHFASQKINDLLIENMYEDILHIVTSNYIYKPNIRKKAFLCLANIYKKRHDLLLKNKTELEIFKFLDQNLNEVNMFNVFAYLNLIYVIILVFQKYEAMQNYQERQKRRKKKHPKKSGDDDNVDGNDDDDDNDNSYDNSDENSDENSDDYSDDVAGGNRREEHPIKREDLKVDPTNSTSFSNKRIISLNIKDEVKRMGYHKHSNSSLSNEQSFLYNDLKKVDKIMEIDSQCSLNLDEINFIEIRKYVNKYIHFILNVLYLILDENLKIDEGFYYSQFRYPFLLIKCLQMVQLYDLHGLSQNTINNINDILHKIVSKPFKKLQGKVSFETGKTKNGRSVLQNLSSSHNMSANDRGVSHVDRRNIFRKSFSKNSFYMGMKKSKEELRNEKSTTYIEYAIIYECCNVYNFLGNKIEDRNRDIILCLITNSFDSKKSNINYVILNSLAKLKMNNKIYSLLENHIMHLINLLNNDDITIKLQTFNILFNLCNNTNWKLLINVFLHHLPYIDPYIQNEVIIKISILAENFSPDLSWYIDVIFKLIEITYRSIFPEVWFRLVQIVTGFVEGADKSDKAADKTDKATNTAKKESIPSDNSKVKEEQKVQTYAAMKCYKYLADKYTKIELLIDLCSYIIGSFGHLIKEKVPMSNQLKVLETYFTLGSSNTKCVILMAIMKMVFYDSKLMSPVKKILTNCITHTDLELQTRACEFLNLCNLNNPSVLSYLLKGMPLYHTKKVHENFLIKRLLEKNKHAVIDFNEKDNSLKYEKHQEKAKSGSRHEQNYKDDNSPSDDSRNKGSSSTSSDGSYNVKVRRKMSNVSAASSGNSKKSTSTLSTHKTKNSSEDHTDDNAKLFKSLCLQKANNINDLWFNACLLDKSLFFKNTVLSILIKQKYQENKAILTFYVKNISKTMVNLASIRIEDCEHMNIKEAKIVMNEKIDPDDVYVHKIIITISDIFYNIPSIYFNVLTPNSANASLSSKLPILITRFIKENKMNEATFKIYWKALTQVHNEDIIMGVPKFSKKYFFNYLINAFNFYILKIGSLICASGYIHFPVSDSENKILILVKIRHEMKGCQISVVSSIKHLNNYLNKIFEIYLIKNK, encoded by the exons ATGATGAAGCACAGCATCAAGGGGCTGTACTGCTTCATCGACGAGATCCGGAACTGCAAGTGCCTGGAGGACGAGGAGAAAACGGTGTTGcaggaaataataaaaataaagaaaaagttcaACGAGAAGAATATTAGCAACtataagaggaagaagtacataTGGAAGCTGATCTACTGTCACATATTAGGGTACGGCATTTCGCTGTCCTACCTAgacataataaaattaatgaGCAGCACCAACTTCAGTGACAAATATTGCGGCTACACAGCCCTCTCCCTGCTGGTTAGCGAAAACAACGAAATGCTTCACATGATGATTAGCACAATTAAGCTGGACCTCAAAAGCAATGACGAGAAGGTGAATTTTCTGGCGCTGCATTTTGCTAGCCAAAAAATCAATGACCTGCTTATTGAAAATATGTATGAAGATATACTTCACATAGTCACGTCGAATTATATCTACAAGCCGAATATTAGGAAGAAGGCCTTCCTCTGTTTAGCCAACATTTACAAAAAGAGACACGACCTCTTACTGAAGAATAAAACCGAGTTGGAGATTTTCAAATTTCTAGACCAGAATCTTAACGAAGTAAATATGTTTAACGTTTTTGCTTATCTCAATTTGATTTATGTGATCATTTTGGTTTTCCAAAAATATGAGGCCATGCAAAACTACCAGGAGAGgcaaaagaggaggaagaaaaagcacCCCAAAAAAAGTGGTGACGATGATAACGTGGATGGTAAcgacgatgatgacgacAATGACAATAGTTATGACAATAGTGATGAAAATAGTGATGAAAATAGTGATGACTATAGTGATGATGTGGCGGGTGGCAACCGACGAGAGGAACACCCAATCAAACGGGAAGACCTCAAAGTGGACCCCACCAACTCCACCAGTTTCAGCAACAAACGAATCATCTCCCTAAATATAAAGGACGAGGTGAAGCGGATGGGCTACCACAAACACAGCAACTCCTCCCTCTCGAACGAACAGAGCTTTCTCTACAATGACTTGAAGAAGGTAGACAAGATCATGGAAATCGACTCACAGTGCAGTTTAAACTTGGACGAAATAAATTTCATTGAAATAAGGAAGTacgtaaataaatatatccACTTCATCCTGAACGTGCTATACCTCATTTTGgacgaaaatttaaaaatcgACGAAGGGTTCTACTACAGCCAGTTTAGGTACCCCTTCCTGCTCATCAAGTGTCTGCAAATGGTGCAGCTGTACGATCTGCACGGCTTGTCCCAAAACACCATAAACAATATTAACGATATTCTACACAAGATAGTTAGTAAGCCGTTTAAGAAGCTGCAGGGGAAGGTAAGCTTCGAAACGGGGAAAACTAAAAATGGGCGCTCTGTCCTACAAAACCTGTCCAGCTCACACAACATGAGTGCGAACGATCGTGGCGTTTCCCATGTGGATAGGAGGAACATCTTCCGGAAGAGCTTCTCCAAAAACAGCTTCTACATGGGGATGAAAAAATCCAAGGAGGAGTTAAGAAATGAGAAAAGTACCACCTACATAGAATACGCCATCATCTACGAATGTTGCaatgtgtacaattttttgggTAATAAAATTGAAGACCGAAATAGGGATATCATTCTGTGCCTTATTACAAACTCCTTCGACTCAAAAAAGTCCAACATAAATTATGTCATACTGAACAGCTTGGCAAAgctaaaaatgaacaacaaaatATACAGCCTGTTGGAAAACCACATCATGCACCTGATCAATCTGCTAAACAATGACgacataacaataaaactGCAAACCTTTAACATCCTTTTCAACCTGTGCAACAACACTAATTGGAAGCTTCTCATAAATGTGTTTCTTCACCATTTACCATACATCGATCCGTACATACAAAATGAGGTCATCATAAAAATATCAATCCTTGCAGAAAATTTCTCACCAGACTTGTCCTGGTATATTGACGTTATATTCAAACTGATTGAAATTACTTATAGATCCATCTTCCCTGAGGTGTGGTTTCGCCTTGTCCAAATTGTTACTGGCTTTGTCGAAGGGGCAGACAAATCGGACAAAGCGGCAGACAAAACAGACAAAGCAACCAACACggccaaaaaggaaagtatcCCATCTGATAACAGCAAAGTTAAGGAGGAACAGAAGGTACAGACCTACGCTGCCATGAAATGTTACAAATATTTAGCCGATAAGTATACAAAAATTGAGCTTCTCATCGATTTGTGTTCCTACATTATTGGCTCCTTTGGCCACctcataaaggaaaaagtacccATGAGTAACCAGCTCAAAGTTCTAGAAACGTACTTCACCCTCGGGTCATCCAACACGAAATGTGTCATCCTCATGGCCATCATGAAAATGGTCTTCTACGATAGTAAACTCATGTCTCCGGTGAAGAAAATTCTCACCAACTGTATCACACACACAGACCTGGAACTGCAAACCAGGGCCTGCGAGTTCCTGAACCTCTGCAACTTGAACAACCCCAGCGTCCTCAGCTACCTGCTGAAGGGCATGCCACTTTATCACACGAAGAAGGTGCACGAGAATTTCCTCATCAAGCGCCTCCTGGAGAAGAACAA GCACGCTGTGATCGACTTCAACGAAAAGGACAACTCCCTCAAATACGAAAAACACCAGGAGAAAGCCAAGTCGGGCAGCAGACACGAACAGAACTACAAGGACGACAACAGCCCCAGCGACGACAGCCGCAACAAGGGTTCGTCTTCCACCTCCTCCGATGGAAGTTACAACGTCAAagttagaagaaaaatgagcaaCGTGTCAGCAGCCTCATCcggaaattcaaaaaaatccACATCCACCTTGTCTAcacacaaaacgaaaaactCAAGTGAGGACCACACGGATGATAACGCCAAGCTCTTTAAGTCGCTCTGCTTACAGAAGGCAAACAACATTAACGACCTTTGGTTCAATGCTTGCCTTTTGGACaagtcccttttttttaagaacacCGTTTTATCCATCCTTATAAAACAAAAGTACCAGGAGAATAAGGCCATCCTCACCTTTTAcgtgaaaaatatatccaaGACGATGGTGAATTTGGCGAG CATCCGCATTGAGGACTGCGAACATATGAACATAAAGGAAGCCAAAATTGTGATGAACGAAAAAATAGACCCGGACGATGTATACGTccataaaattataattaccatttcggacattttttacaatatccCCAGTATTTACTTCAACGTCCTGACCCCCAACTCGGCG AACGCGAGTCTGTCTTCCAAGCTGCCCATCCTGATAACGCGCTTCATCaaggagaacaaaatgaacgagGCGACTTTCAAGATTTACTGGAAGGCCCTTACGCAGGTCCACAACGAGGACATCATAATGGGCGTCccaaaattttccaaaaagtaCTTTTTCAACTATCTGATCAACGCGTTTAACTTTTACATTTTGAAG ATCGGCTCGCTCATCTGTGCCTCCGGCTACATACACTTCCCCGTCTCGGACAgcgaaaacaaaattttaattctCGTGAAGATTCGGCACGAGATGAAAGG GTGCCAGATCTCAGTCGTGTCCAGCATCAAGCACTTGAACAACTACCtgaacaaaatatttgaaaTTTATCttataaagaataaatag
- a CDS encoding Mitochondrial import receptor gives MEIAGLGFLQRWRRERGEHLEKCRYPFLDVLKKGNASLWRRDGCITQCEEKSNEMPKEGEKSTLADNDIDGQKNKMNEDDSNALKDLANSSLVNSFDAPNALLFENLNKEYKFITTQDNFDGFRFEVDKSVNKYLQSTHTLFLGTTLRDVGYLYQFGANFTNSDNSLLMISRINIDGSVNGRFCKRIDNSIDCKLNFNTYAKSDTRNMYEMAVEVNKPIYTYSVKTIWQGTWIFNASYTQMLSKKFQTGVDLTYIASNCASIGSFGLRYNHKNNVLSMQVVRQPNFKSPEFMLNQTHLYKIQYAKKVSDRLSLGTELEVTPQTKESAMRLGWDYSFRHAKVQGSIDTSGKIAVFTQDYSGFGVSGYIDYPNNEYKFGFMMHIAPSQEQPVQPTP, from the exons ATGGAAATTGCGGGACTTGGATTTTTGCAAAGATGGCGTAGAGAAAGAGGAGAGCACTTGGAAAAATGTAGGTACCCTTTCCTGGACGTcttgaaaaaagggaatgcaTCTCTGTGGAGGAGGGATGG CTGCATCACCCAGTGTGAGGAAAAATCAAACGAAATGCccaaagaaggggaaaagagcACCTTAGCAGATAACGATATAGATgggcagaaaaataaaatgaatgaagaCGATTCCAATGCGTTGAAGGATCTAGCCAACTCTTCTTTGGTGAATTCATTCGACGCTCCAAATGCTTTGCTCTTTGAAAACTTAAACAAAGAATATAAGTTTATAACTACACAAGACAACTTCGATGGGTTCAGATTCGAAGTGGATAAAAGCGTGAACAAATACTTACAGTCGACACACACACTTTTCCTTGGGACAACCTTAAGGGACGTCGGGTACTTGTACCAGTTCGGGGCAAACTTCACCAACAGCGATAACAGCTTGCTAATGATTAGCAGAATAAACATTGATGGTAGTGTGAATGGAAGATTTTGCAAAAGAATAGACAACAGCATTGACTGTAAGCTCAATTTTAACACTTATGCGAAAAGCGATACTAGGAATATGTACGAAATGGCTGTAGAGGTTAACAAGCCTATATACACCTACAGCGTGAAGACCATATGGCAGGGTACTTGGATCTTTAATGCGtcatacacacaaatgttGAGTAAGAAATTTCAAACCGGGGTGGACCTAACATATATTGCATCCAATTGTGCATCCATTGGATCCTTTGGACTTCGATATAATCACAAAAATAATGTCCTGTCCATGCAAGTGGTCAGGCAGCCAAATTTTAAATCGCCTGAATTTATGCTTAACCAGACACACTTATATAAAATTCAGTATGCTAAGAAAGTGTCCGATCGGTTATCCTTGGGGACAGAACTTGAGGTCACTCCGCAGACGAAGGAATCCGCCATGCGTCTGGGGTGGGACTACTCCTTTCGTCATGCGAAAGTCCAGGGAAGCATCGACACGAGTGGGAAGATTGCCGTGTTTACGCAGGACTACTCAGGCTTTGGGGTCAGTGGGTACATAGACTACCCGAACAATGAATACAAGTTTGGCTTCATGATGCACATAGCCCCCTCGCAGGAGCAGCCTGTTCAGCCCACACCATAG